A single window of Neospora caninum Liverpool complete genome, chromosome XII DNA harbors:
- a CDS encoding putative ATP-binding cassette sub-family B member 5, whose protein sequence is MRKRLFRSLIRQDISFFDSQCVGTLASRLINDTEDLQAIVSDGGTKLLTAVLNCVGGVSMMLATDVTMSVVGLLGIPLFLATTGNASKLSGYYGLLINDALAEGNTVATEALANIEAVQANCAEDSEVAKYERSQDAYLNLVGKTQFSESVLNQTKQLLLQSADFLLLVLGMYRVVRGEVTLGRCLAFRSYLRKLYSGLDRLLEIYGDFYFSLQASERYFDLVDRVSAIQDGEGVPPNAPTKGNGERGLGKGQQRTQEERASREEENASLRDDEGGAVPERQKIATEAEQNVIEFRNVSLAFPSSAVTGAQAAESATEKEEEDSTRRRRRRGEVLSDVSFRAGKGQIVAIVGRSGAGKSTLAKLMHRFYDPQEGSILLNGVDIRSLRLHHLRSRIGFVEQEPLLLRQSIAENIAYGLYSPLPNTAQRRPFAAPSSPFATNSRVPFASSSGTSFSSLPRSTSEQLRKHSSTEENACAEKDPKNEQDEDDDFEEIFNAKEAESWPRELLMKTVRAAKVAHAHEFIRRLPRGYFTLCGDGAAVRLSGGQKQRIAIARSLCRDPQVFVFDEATSCLDAATEAAVEATLDLLRKRQKTIFVIAHKLATTRKADFLIALDKGCIVESGYPEEILERPNSRYAQLFADKKPQEAP, encoded by the exons ATGCGCAAGCGTCTCTTTCGAAGTCTCATCCG ACAGGACATTTCCTTCTTCGACTCGCAGTGCGTCGGGACGCTGGCCAGTCGGCTTATCAACGACACAGAAGATCTTCAG GCGATTGTCAGTGATGGCGGAACAAAGTTGTTGACCGCAGTCTTGAACTGCGTAGGCGGCGTTTCGATGATGCTCGCCACAGACGTGACCATGTCCGTCGTCGGGCTTCTCGGcattcctctcttcctcgccacaaCGGGAAATGCCTCCAAGCTCTCCGGCTACTACG GTCTCCTGATCAACGACGCCCTggcagaaggaaacacagTGGCTACAGAGGCTCTGGCGAACATCGAAGCTGTGCAAGCGAACTGCGCGGAAGATAGCGAAGTGGCG AAATACGAGCGCTCGCAGGACGCGTATTTGAATCTCGTCGGCAAGACGCAGTTTTCCGAAAGTGTCTTGAACCAAACGAAGCAACTGCTTCTGCAGTCGGCagactttcttctcctcgttctcg GCATGTACCGCGTTGTGAGAGGCGAGGTGACCTTGGGTCGGTGCCTGGCCTTTCGCTCGTATCTGCGGAAACTTTATTCGGGCCTCGACAGGCTGCTCGAGATCTACGGAGACTTCTATTTCTCGCTGCAGGCGTCGGAGCGCTATTTCGACTTGGTTGATCGCGTCTCTGCAATccaagatggagaaggagtGCCTCCGAACGCGCCTACAAAGGGAAATGGAGAGCGAGGTCTCGGAAAAGGCCAGCAACGGACGCAAGAAGAGCGCGCttcaagagaagaagagaacgctaGCttgagagacgacgagggggGAGCAGTGCCTGAGAGACAAAAGATCGCGACAGAGGCTGAACAGAATGTGATCGAATTTCGAAatgtctctcttgccttcccTAGCTCGGCTGTCACTGGCGCGCAGGCGGCAGAATCcgcaacagaaaaagaggaggaagactccacgaggcgaaggaggcgacgaggcgag GTTCTCTCCGACGTCTCCTTCCGTGCCGGCAAGGGACAGATCGTCGCGATTGTCGGGCGTTCTGGAGCCGGAAAGTCGACTCTGGCGAAGCTCATGCATCGCTTCTACGATCCCCAG GAAGGCTCGATTTTGTTGAATGGAGTCGACATTCGGAGCCTGCGCCTCCACCACCTGCGTTCGCGCATTGGTTTCGTGGAACAGGAACCGCTCCTGCTTCGTCAGAGCATTGCGGAAAACATCGCTTACGGCCTGTACTCGCCTCTTCCAAACACGGCTCAGCGGCGTCCCTTCGCTGcgccctcttcgcctttcgcgACAAACAGTCGGGTCCCCTTTGCATCTTCTTCGGGcacgtccttctcttcacttCCCCGCTCTACTTCTGAACAGCTGAGAAAACACTCGAGCACTGAGGAGAACGCATGCGCGGAGAAAGACCCGAAAAACGAgcaagacgaggacgacgactTTGAGGAAATTTTCAACGCCAAGGAAGCCGAGTCGTGGCCGAGAGAGCTTTTGATGAAAACGGTTAGAGCGGCGAaagtcgcgcatgcacatgaaTTCATTCGACGCCTGCCCCGAGGCTACTTCACGCTCTGTGGGGATGGAGCGGCTGTGAGACTCTCCGGAGGACAGAAGCAAAGAATTGCAATCGCCAG ATCCCTTTGCAGAGATCCGCAAGTGTTCGTCTTTGATGAAGCAACGAGCTGTCTAGACGCCGCAACGGAGGCTGCGGTTGAGGCGACCCTCGACCTCCtccgaaagagacagaaaacgatCTTTGTCATTGCTCACAAGCTTGCA ACCACCAGAAAAGCGGATTTTCTCATCGCCTTGGACAAAGGATGCATTGTAGAGAGCGGCTACCCGGAGGAAATTCTCGAGCGACCGAACTCGCGATATGCACAACTCTTTGCTGACAAAAAGCCACAGGAAGCGCCCTAG